Proteins encoded within one genomic window of Trichomycterus rosablanca isolate fTriRos1 chromosome 7, fTriRos1.hap1, whole genome shotgun sequence:
- the si:ch211-170d8.2 gene encoding uncharacterized protein si:ch211-170d8.2, whose protein sequence is MRSPTLMLLALWSFSVEVCCSPVLARIPAALESSEAGQCALLTAPWSELISPPRDWTHIYRLKVLPISKDGPNKLVFPEQPLFQFVRRVYRCCQMGHHCAGVKGIQGRSTGGSIIEFLLSEDVLSAPVLRAEVHLHLSNPQQLNISPLLPWLHKRHLPTRYSAWSKEGVVELRVDLLFFFQALQALRGRRGGASLMEIRRGGGLNSPWVSETRPAVTQGRDRGAERPLQTPEELGLALLCSTPDMNTQRCERHGVRLLHTPFITLSYG, encoded by the exons ATGAGATCTCCAACATTAATGCTGCTCGCATTGTGGAGCTTTTCCGTGGAGGTTTGCTGCAGCCCGGTGCTCGCCCGTATTCCGGCCGCTTTAGAGTCATCAGAAGCCGGACAATGCGCTCTTCTCACCGCCCCCTGGTCCGAGCTTATCTCGCCGCCCAGAGACTGGACTCACATCTACCGGCTGAAAGTATTACCCATCTCCAAGGATGGTCCAAACAAACTGGTTTTCCCGGAGCAGCCGTTGTTCCAGTTCGTCCGGCGCGTTTATCGTTGCTGTCAGATGGGACACCACTGCGCCGGGGTGAAGGGGATACAGGGTCGCTCCACTGGAG gctCCATCATTGAGTTTCTGTTGAGCGAAGATGTTTTATCGGCGCCAGTGCTCAGAGCTGAGGTTCATCTGCACCTCTCCAACCCTCAGCAGCTCAATATCTCACCACTGCTGCCCTGGCTCCACAAACGCCACCTTCCTACAAG GTACAGTGCTTGGTCTAAGGAGGGCGTGGTGGAGCTGAGGGTGGATCTGCTGTTCTTCTTCCAGGCACTTCAGGCTCTCAGAGGGAGGCGTGGAGGTGCAAGTCTGATGGAGATTCGCCGTGGTGGAGGACTGAACAGCCCCTGGGTTTCAGAAACTCGACCAGCGGTGACACAGGGCAGAGACAGAGGGGCAGAGCGCCCCCTGCAGACTCCTGAAGAGCTGGGCTTGGCCTTACTCTGCAGCACGCCTGATATGAACACCCAGCGGTGTGAGAGGCACGGGGTACGACTGCTCCACACACCGTTCATCACACTCTCATATGGATAA